The following coding sequences lie in one Candidatus Neptunochlamydia sp. REUL1 genomic window:
- a CDS encoding sister chromatid cohesion protein PDS5, which translates to MLEALLPRLKDSDSSVRSSACYALGRLGKKGDKEQLSQLLEALRPRLKDSNKWVRSSAYEALVQLVEKGDKEQFSKILEALLPRLQDADSYVQSSACEALVQLGENIDKEQFSKILEALLPMIQDADSDVRRLACYALVKLGEKGGKGQRSQLLEALLPMIQDADSYVRRSACYALGKLVKKGDEGQRSKILEALLPRLQDSEGWVRRSACDALVKLVEKGNKGQRSQLLEALLPMIQDSEGWVRSSACEALVQLGENIDKEKFSKISGALLPMIQDANSSVRSSACEALGKLVEKGDKEQFPKILEALLSVLQDANSSVQSSACEALVKLVEKGDEGQRSKILEALLPMIQDADSYVQSSACEALGKLGEKGDKEQFSELLEALLPRLQDSDFYVRRSACEALVKLVEKGDEGQRSKILEALLPMIQDADSYVRRLACYALVKLVEKGDEGQRSKILEALRPLLQDSEGWVRSSACYALVKLAEKGDKGHRSKILEALLPRLQDSDSGVRSSACKALVKLVEKGDEGQRSKILEALCPLLQDADSDVQRSACKALRELRERSKEQLPGILFALSKGQIENSFVYMYLNESILWGCDSNLKFSLLKNNKILESKTCGKEEYEKIKSYLLGTTSPLSSYILSTGHFSDTSQLYLV; encoded by the coding sequence ATTTTAGAGGCCCTTCTTCCTCGGCTTAAGGACTCTGATTCGTCTGTGCGAAGCTCAGCATGCTACGCTCTTGGGAGGCTTGGCAAAAAAGGAGATAAAGAGCAACTTTCTCAGCTTTTAGAGGCCCTTCGTCCTCGGCTTAAGGACTCTAATAAGTGGGTGCGAAGCTCAGCATACGAAGCTCTTGTTCAGCTTGTCGAAAAAGGAGACAAAGAGCAATTTTCTAAGATTTTAGAGGCCCTTCTTCCTCGGCTTCAGGACGCTGATTCGTATGTGCAAAGCTCAGCATGCGAAGCTCTTGTTCAGCTTGGAGAAAACATAGACAAAGAGCAATTTTCTAAGATTTTAGAGGCCCTTCTTCCGATGATTCAGGACGCTGATTCGGATGTTCGAAGATTAGCATGCTACGCTCTTGTTAAGCTTGGCGAAAAAGGAGGCAAAGGGCAGCGTTCTCAGCTTTTAGAGGCCCTTCTTCCGATGATTCAGGACGCTGATTCGTATGTGCGAAGATCAGCATGCTACGCTCTTGGTAAGCTTGTCAAAAAAGGAGACGAAGGGCAGCGTTCTAAGATTTTAGAGGCCCTTCTTCCTCGGCTTCAGGACTCTGAGGGTTGGGTGCGAAGATCAGCATGCGACGCTCTTGTTAAGCTTGTCGAAAAAGGAAACAAAGGGCAGCGTTCTCAGCTTTTAGAGGCCCTTCTTCCGATGATTCAGGACTCTGAGGGTTGGGTGCGAAGCTCAGCATGCGAAGCTCTTGTTCAGCTTGGAGAAAACATAGACAAAGAGAAATTTTCTAAGATTTCAGGGGCCCTTCTTCCGATGATTCAGGACGCTAATTCGTCTGTGCGAAGCTCAGCATGTGAAGCTCTTGGTAAGCTTGTCGAAAAAGGAGACAAAGAGCAATTTCCTAAGATTTTAGAGGCCCTTCTTTCTGTGCTTCAGGACGCTAATTCGTCTGTGCAAAGCTCAGCATGCGAAGCTCTTGTTAAGCTTGTCGAAAAAGGAGACGAAGGGCAGCGTTCTAAGATTTTAGAGGCCCTTCTTCCGATGATTCAGGACGCTGATTCGTATGTGCAAAGCTCAGCATGCGAAGCTCTTGGGAAGCTTGGTGAAAAAGGAGACAAAGAGCAATTTTCTGAGCTTTTAGAGGCCCTTCTTCCTCGGCTTCAGGACTCTGATTTTTATGTGCGAAGATCAGCATGCGAAGCTCTTGTTAAGCTTGTCGAAAAAGGAGACGAAGGGCAGCGTTCTAAGATTTTAGAGGCCCTTCTTCCGATGATTCAGGACGCTGATTCGTATGTTCGAAGATTAGCATGCTACGCTCTTGTTAAGCTTGTCGAAAAAGGAGACGAAGGGCAGCGTTCTAAGATTTTAGAGGCTCTTCGTCCTCTGCTTCAGGACTCTGAGGGTTGGGTGCGAAGCTCAGCATGCTACGCTCTTGTTAAGCTTGCCGAAAAAGGAGACAAAGGGCATCGTTCTAAGATTTTAGAGGCCCTTCTTCCTCGGCTTCAGGACTCTGATTCGGGTGTGCGAAGCTCAGCGTGCAAAGCTCTTGTTAAGCTTGTCGAAAAAGGAGACGAAGGGCAGCGTTCTAAGATTTTAGAGGCCCTTTGTCCTCTGCTTCAGGACGCTGATTCGGATGTGCAAAGATCAGCATGCAAAGCTCTTAGGGAGCTTCGAGAGCGCTCAAAAGAGCAACTCCCTGGTATTCTATTTGCTCTTTCTAAAGGGCAAATAGAAAATTCTTTTGTGTATATGTATTTAAATGAATCTATACTTTGGGGTTGTGATTCAAATTTAAAGTTTTCTCTATTAAAAAATAATAAAATTTTGGAGTCAAAAACTTGTGGAAAAGAAGAATATGAAAAGATTAAATCTTATCTTTTAGGAACAACTTCGCCTTTAAGTAGCTATATTCTCAGCACAGGACATTTTTCAGACACCTCCCAGTTATATTTGGTATAA
- the pyk gene encoding pyruvate kinase, whose translation MRTRTKIICTLGPATSSYEKILQLIDAGMNVARINMSHGAYDKHKETIDNLKKARKEKGIALAIMLDTKGPEVRVCNLASPIVLEEGAHLKITKDPKEGEITLEPFEVIQDIKMGAQVLFDDGYITSKVTEKHPDFLVVKIENPGVLKSQKGVNIPHAELQLPAVTERDISDIEFGCKNGIDILAASFIRSADHIITIKGILAKSKSSHVMVIAKIENALGVKNFDSILQASDGIMVARGDLGVELPVTQVPKLQKVMIRKCYQSFKPVVTATQMLESMISNPRPTRAEVSDVANAVYDCTSAVMLSGETAVGQYPIETVKLMRSTIIEAEKDFDYEDFFYKDVSRQLFNDISSSVALASVKTAYSAHGKALIALTTSGFTARLMGRFRPEMPIVAVTPDEKTYHQLAFSWGTVPVLEKVKNVKEGVQRASCFVLTHKLVRYGDLIVVTSGTPFGVSGTTNVMLVDNIGDVLVRGLPGNGKRTHGKVEFLLSFDEEAKYDFKDKLVVLSSCLEEYEPHLKVAGGIILQNHPDDSRSEDLAKQFARDYKIPLLVRADAACTTLKKDQLVTLDPTKGLVFEGIVESEDEMREQVCKF comes from the coding sequence ATGCGTACGAGAACAAAAATTATTTGTACCCTGGGACCTGCAACAAGCAGCTATGAAAAAATTTTGCAGCTGATCGATGCAGGGATGAATGTTGCTCGAATCAACATGAGTCATGGCGCCTATGACAAGCATAAAGAAACGATTGACAATCTCAAAAAAGCGCGGAAGGAAAAAGGGATCGCCTTGGCGATCATGCTTGATACAAAAGGACCTGAAGTACGGGTCTGCAATCTCGCTTCTCCCATTGTTTTGGAAGAAGGAGCCCACCTTAAAATCACCAAAGATCCCAAAGAGGGAGAGATCACCCTAGAGCCCTTTGAAGTCATTCAAGACATTAAGATGGGGGCACAAGTCCTCTTTGATGATGGGTATATCACCTCGAAAGTGACTGAAAAACACCCCGATTTTTTGGTCGTGAAAATAGAAAACCCCGGCGTTTTAAAATCGCAGAAAGGGGTGAATATTCCTCACGCAGAGCTTCAGCTTCCTGCCGTGACAGAAAGAGACATTTCAGACATTGAATTTGGATGCAAAAATGGGATTGATATTTTAGCAGCATCCTTCATCCGCTCAGCTGACCATATCATTACCATTAAAGGGATTTTGGCAAAAAGTAAGTCGAGCCATGTCATGGTCATTGCCAAGATTGAAAATGCTCTGGGTGTGAAGAATTTTGATAGTATCCTTCAAGCTTCAGATGGGATCATGGTTGCTAGGGGAGATTTGGGGGTAGAACTGCCTGTGACTCAAGTTCCCAAGCTTCAGAAGGTGATGATCCGCAAATGTTACCAATCGTTCAAGCCTGTTGTTACAGCAACGCAAATGCTTGAATCGATGATCTCAAATCCTCGCCCCACACGCGCTGAGGTTTCTGATGTCGCCAATGCTGTGTACGATTGCACCTCTGCGGTAATGCTTTCAGGTGAGACGGCTGTGGGACAATATCCCATTGAGACAGTCAAGCTCATGCGAAGCACGATCATAGAGGCTGAAAAAGACTTTGATTATGAGGATTTCTTTTACAAAGATGTATCTCGACAACTTTTTAATGACATCTCTTCATCGGTGGCACTCGCTTCGGTAAAAACAGCCTATAGCGCCCATGGAAAAGCACTCATTGCCCTCACAACAAGTGGATTTACCGCGCGTCTTATGGGGCGGTTTCGTCCCGAGATGCCTATTGTTGCTGTTACACCCGATGAGAAGACCTATCATCAACTTGCCTTTTCTTGGGGAACCGTTCCCGTTTTGGAGAAAGTGAAAAATGTGAAAGAAGGCGTGCAACGGGCCAGTTGTTTTGTTTTGACGCATAAACTCGTGCGCTATGGAGATCTGATTGTGGTGACCTCTGGAACCCCTTTTGGAGTCAGTGGAACAACCAACGTGATGCTTGTTGATAATATCGGTGATGTGCTTGTAAGAGGACTTCCTGGAAATGGAAAGCGGACTCATGGAAAAGTAGAGTTTCTGCTCAGTTTTGATGAAGAGGCCAAATATGACTTTAAGGATAAGCTAGTCGTTCTGTCAAGTTGCTTAGAAGAGTATGAACCTCATCTCAAAGTAGCAGGGGGAATTATCCTTCAAAACCATCCTGATGACTCCCGTTCTGAAGATCTTGCAAAGCAGTTTGCTCGTGACTACAAAATACCTCTCCTAGTTCGCGCGGATGCAGCATGCACGACACTCAAAAAAGACCAGCTTGTCACCCTAGACCCGACCAAAGGGCTCGTCTTTGAGGGAATCGTCGAATCAGAAGACGAGATGCGAGAGCAAGTCTGCAAATTCTAG
- a CDS encoding sister chromatid cohesion protein PDS5 translates to MSFINPYPITKKGIQDHNPEINAIYTGKTGKSPHFYSVGPKTSGSAMGAIFQKRHFDPSKAAPCKKWMGKANTPIHRNNLPRPTGERLLSEGEVKRYQEAMNISAIYEKIAYDCFYEMGRGIFRVPKTRLSREKFSTPHMREHFLAHVLSDSGIQESLFIMSQIDENYQDFSQAQVEKGLTFIQYLEKYHCPPDHLLTPQGKKVPIKGFMGVLGVGRVLADTDTLGSSGTNAGFQWVYQNGAITYAQTVKIDPGESFSFSLYDHEEALTKNRVLTTLDRPTLEGSPASDLKDIRDLQYGNMISGEKAIQWSTLEENQKDEFLSVLFNASRYLNEDKILQFLLERDEKFNRSPLEQIPKKLTTSIKTKMQSWIRLQLNIYKEDLNLFKSRHPEKILKAYYIDSLGELPLPASQETFPIEELFTQLTLINTESQKGENQPLRKDLPEQDSLTEAFKRGKITSEPINLEDLFIPKEGKPCNKVLMIGGAGIGKSTVCQKIAYDWAAGRLWNTQFKYIYWLPLRYLNPLVKEGKLNRKDPDEWLAQAASHLILKDPALYLSMLREIKAHKHQMLILFDGYDEATPALAQALSPFETSTDLKILFTSRPGPITSLQEKMDRLVENIGFSDPQIHSYMNHYFARKLEIHDPIKAKEALKASLPPSFDLAKEIDNVSLFLISEDQDLRKEALYILGTLGAYAAALNEQDLKNHIVEMLQHKKEKEATLSLNHIARYETDYSPPQRHINPNDLLEIFNKDPNLQAISHTPLQLQMLCALWEQGARECSFPKNLTGLYTTMLTHLFHWNQKEQQKIQYHSLHPEDKHQAFLTLGKAALIGLQEGNLMVSHETLTKSFSADEIQALLTTRLLQGVKKQDAAAYVDYAFLHLTFQEYLAAYFMSCQTRETQKDWIVKHRYFPQFQLVMAFLGGLIHAKDNSDKTRTKAFIEDLHAPPIELIGIAQMHVTLRVLEECRDETLQSWAEERFHIYQAYGDYVLFNIEKLNEAQVTFQFPSFIWPSFMGKINALLKGSDRRVRSSACEALVKLGEKGDKEQFSKILEALRPRLKDSNKRVRRSACDVLVKLGEKGDKEQFSKILEALRPRLKDSNKRVRSSACDVLVKLGEKGDKEQFSKLLKALLPLLQDAYFYIFLRF, encoded by the coding sequence ATGAGCTTTATTAACCCTTATCCAATCACAAAAAAAGGAATCCAAGACCATAACCCTGAAATCAATGCGATCTATACTGGAAAAACAGGAAAATCTCCCCATTTTTATTCTGTAGGGCCCAAAACTTCAGGCTCTGCAATGGGAGCCATCTTCCAAAAGCGCCACTTTGACCCCAGTAAAGCCGCTCCATGTAAAAAGTGGATGGGAAAAGCCAATACTCCAATTCATCGAAACAATTTACCAAGGCCAACAGGAGAAAGACTCCTTTCAGAAGGTGAGGTTAAGCGGTATCAAGAAGCGATGAATATCAGCGCCATCTATGAAAAAATTGCCTACGATTGTTTTTATGAAATGGGGAGAGGTATTTTTCGCGTCCCTAAAACGCGCCTTTCTAGAGAAAAGTTTTCTACTCCCCATATGCGTGAACATTTTCTTGCTCACGTGCTCAGTGATTCCGGTATTCAGGAATCCCTTTTCATTATGAGTCAAATCGATGAAAACTACCAAGATTTTTCGCAGGCCCAAGTCGAAAAAGGGTTAACCTTTATCCAGTATCTCGAAAAGTACCACTGCCCTCCAGATCACCTTTTAACTCCACAGGGAAAAAAAGTTCCCATCAAAGGATTCATGGGAGTGCTTGGAGTGGGAAGAGTCCTTGCGGATACCGACACCTTAGGAAGCTCTGGGACAAATGCAGGATTTCAGTGGGTCTATCAAAATGGCGCAATCACTTACGCGCAAACAGTAAAGATTGATCCAGGAGAATCTTTTTCCTTTTCTCTATATGACCACGAAGAAGCTCTGACAAAAAATCGGGTCCTAACCACCCTGGATCGACCCACTTTAGAAGGGTCCCCAGCAAGCGACCTAAAAGATATCCGTGATCTCCAATATGGGAATATGATTTCTGGAGAGAAAGCCATTCAGTGGAGCACCCTTGAAGAAAACCAAAAAGATGAATTTTTAAGTGTCTTGTTTAATGCAAGCCGCTATCTCAATGAAGATAAAATCCTTCAATTTCTCTTAGAAAGAGATGAAAAGTTTAATCGAAGTCCCCTTGAACAGATCCCCAAAAAACTTACAACCTCTATAAAAACAAAGATGCAATCATGGATTCGTCTCCAGCTAAACATTTATAAAGAAGATCTAAATCTTTTCAAAAGCCGCCACCCCGAAAAGATTCTTAAAGCCTACTATATCGACTCTCTAGGAGAACTTCCCCTCCCTGCCTCTCAAGAAACCTTTCCGATTGAGGAACTTTTTACGCAGCTCACACTCATTAATACAGAAAGTCAAAAAGGGGAAAATCAACCCTTAAGGAAAGACCTGCCTGAGCAAGATTCTTTAACAGAAGCTTTTAAGCGGGGAAAAATCACCTCTGAGCCTATCAACCTCGAAGATCTTTTTATTCCCAAAGAAGGAAAACCTTGCAACAAAGTTCTTATGATTGGAGGAGCAGGAATTGGAAAAAGCACCGTCTGTCAAAAAATTGCCTATGATTGGGCAGCAGGCCGCTTATGGAATACGCAATTTAAATACATCTATTGGCTCCCCTTACGTTACCTAAATCCTCTTGTTAAAGAAGGAAAACTCAATAGAAAAGATCCAGATGAGTGGCTGGCTCAAGCAGCTTCCCACTTGATTTTAAAAGACCCTGCTCTTTATCTCTCTATGTTAAGAGAAATAAAGGCCCATAAACATCAAATGCTTATCTTATTTGATGGATACGATGAAGCAACCCCCGCCTTGGCTCAAGCACTATCCCCATTTGAAACAAGCACAGACCTCAAGATCTTATTTACCTCCAGACCAGGACCCATTACTTCTCTCCAAGAAAAAATGGACCGCCTCGTGGAAAACATAGGATTTTCTGATCCCCAGATTCACTCCTATATGAATCACTATTTTGCTCGGAAACTCGAGATCCATGACCCCATTAAAGCCAAAGAAGCTTTAAAGGCTTCCCTCCCCCCATCGTTTGACCTCGCTAAAGAAATCGATAACGTCAGCCTATTCCTCATTTCTGAAGATCAAGACCTACGAAAAGAAGCCCTTTATATTTTAGGAACACTCGGTGCCTATGCAGCAGCCCTCAACGAGCAAGACCTAAAAAACCATATCGTAGAAATGCTGCAACACAAAAAAGAAAAAGAAGCCACTCTCAGTCTTAACCATATCGCCCGATACGAAACCGATTATAGCCCCCCTCAAAGACACATCAACCCCAATGACCTTTTAGAAATTTTCAACAAAGATCCCAATTTACAAGCAATCTCTCACACCCCCCTGCAATTGCAAATGTTATGTGCCCTGTGGGAACAAGGGGCTCGTGAGTGCAGCTTCCCAAAAAATCTCACGGGCCTTTATACCACAATGCTCACCCATCTGTTTCATTGGAATCAAAAAGAGCAGCAAAAAATCCAGTACCATTCTTTACATCCAGAAGACAAACACCAAGCATTTTTAACTCTTGGAAAAGCAGCGCTCATAGGACTCCAAGAAGGGAACCTCATGGTTAGCCATGAGACTTTAACCAAAAGCTTTTCTGCAGACGAGATCCAAGCGCTTTTAACAACAAGGCTTTTGCAAGGAGTAAAAAAACAAGACGCAGCCGCTTATGTCGACTACGCCTTCTTGCACTTGACCTTCCAAGAGTATTTAGCGGCCTATTTTATGAGCTGTCAAACACGAGAAACCCAAAAAGATTGGATCGTCAAACACCGTTATTTCCCACAATTTCAGCTTGTCATGGCCTTCCTTGGAGGACTTATCCACGCCAAAGACAATTCAGATAAAACAAGAACCAAGGCTTTTATTGAAGACTTACATGCCCCTCCCATTGAGCTAATCGGTATCGCTCAAATGCATGTGACCCTGCGCGTCCTAGAAGAATGCAGAGATGAAACACTTCAAAGCTGGGCAGAGGAGAGATTTCATATCTATCAAGCCTATGGTGACTACGTGCTATTCAACATAGAAAAGCTCAATGAGGCGCAGGTAACTTTTCAATTTCCTTCCTTTATCTGGCCCTCTTTTATGGGAAAAATAAATGCACTGCTCAAAGGCTCTGATCGGCGTGTGCGAAGCTCAGCGTGCGAAGCTCTTGTTAAGCTTGGTGAAAAAGGAGACAAAGAGCAATTTTCTAAGATTTTAGAGGCCCTTCGTCCTCGGCTTAAGGACTCTAATAAGAGGGTGCGAAGATCAGCATGCGACGTTCTTGTTAAGCTTGGTGAAAAAGGAGACAAAGAGCAATTTTCTAAGATTTTAGAGGCCCTTCGTCCTCGGCTTAAGGACTCTAATAAGAGGGTGCGAAGCTCAGCATGCGACGTTCTTGTTAAGCTTGGTGAAAAAGGAGATAAAGAGCAATTTTCTAAGCTTTTAAAGGCCCTTCTTCCTTTGCTTCAGGACGCTTATTTTTACATCTTTCTAAGATTTTAG
- a CDS encoding dual specificity protein phosphatase family protein, with protein sequence MDPVSSCFSHPFISPSNPLTDENASLRSKILSTPPYTASGLWEEGPEFISIHTHVHEILPHVYLGNYRAYLSVDPQFIQKYPMVDRPEEIFDGPPKQEVLDKIDQKGCSELNIQIILSITDFHPGEGVPLDDWSRFKPQLSGIQHARVPVDDLDCSWEQIEPHLETLFSHIDQARDQKKNLLIHCVQGVSRSPAVLIAYLISRCAVPFEKGLDYVQSIRHQVSIKPSWVGDDHRGIKRFEKKNIPIL encoded by the coding sequence ATGGACCCTGTTTCTTCTTGCTTTTCCCATCCTTTTATTTCCCCCTCTAACCCCCTAACTGATGAAAATGCTTCATTAAGAAGCAAAATCCTTTCTACTCCACCGTATACGGCTAGTGGTCTTTGGGAAGAAGGGCCGGAATTTATCTCGATTCATACCCATGTCCATGAAATCCTTCCCCATGTCTACCTGGGCAATTACCGCGCCTATTTAAGTGTTGACCCTCAATTTATTCAGAAATATCCAATGGTTGACAGGCCAGAAGAGATTTTTGATGGACCTCCTAAGCAAGAAGTCTTAGATAAAATTGATCAGAAAGGATGCTCCGAGCTCAACATTCAAATCATTTTAAGTATCACTGATTTCCATCCAGGAGAGGGAGTCCCTTTAGATGACTGGTCAAGATTCAAACCTCAGTTATCTGGAATCCAACATGCTAGAGTTCCTGTAGATGATTTAGATTGTAGCTGGGAACAGATTGAGCCGCATCTCGAGACCCTTTTTAGTCATATTGACCAAGCACGCGATCAGAAGAAAAACCTATTGATTCACTGCGTTCAAGGGGTGTCTAGAAGCCCTGCTGTTTTGATTGCTTATTTGATCAGCCGCTGCGCCGTCCCTTTTGAAAAGGGTTTAGACTATGTCCAGTCGATTCGTCATCAAGTTTCGATCAAACCTTCATGGGTTGGTGATGATCATAGAGGCATAAAGAGATTTGAAAAGAAAAACATCCCCATTTTATGA
- a CDS encoding ankyrin repeat domain-containing protein, whose protein sequence is MSALLQPVLQNAICTITQEVMKDPHALPCGHSFEKEAIEGWINANQNAHGRSRCPECRTRFTHIARNFTAKNMLDAIPDSTRLIASMALSAKRESMRIDRQLSEGETDQAIKIFDACRRGDMDLLDKHISRDSLVRAKREFPIGKIGWTPFHEAAFQGHLNILDRLYEVCPELLFVTREDGYSALYAAAEGGNKNALEWIHGKDHTLINESSLKGKYTLLHAATQGGDEESIRFLVETKPTLLNLRAQEHPLGDEKTKGLLAALQGLDLKELDLRKNQLTEKIADSLSLCLGTLSTELLLGGNPLGPIFFEKILSSLRVSDVEKINLKHTSLTDDGASIAARLIQQTGALKELGLEQNQITDEGAKQLAEALKANRSLTTLWLNDNQITDTGARYFFEALQQRTMPLKLNLLGNSIGEATQQMLRTIRNHTVTV, encoded by the coding sequence ATGTCAGCTCTTTTACAACCTGTTTTACAAAATGCTATTTGCACGATCACACAAGAAGTCATGAAAGATCCCCACGCTTTGCCTTGTGGCCACTCTTTTGAAAAAGAGGCCATTGAAGGGTGGATCAATGCCAATCAAAATGCTCACGGGAGAAGCCGATGTCCAGAGTGTCGCACTCGATTTACCCATATCGCCCGAAATTTCACTGCTAAAAACATGCTTGACGCCATCCCTGACTCTACAAGACTCATTGCTTCCATGGCCCTATCCGCAAAAAGAGAGTCCATGAGGATTGATCGCCAATTATCTGAAGGTGAGACAGATCAAGCCATTAAAATTTTTGATGCCTGTCGAAGAGGAGATATGGATCTCCTTGACAAGCACATATCTCGTGACAGCCTTGTACGAGCAAAGCGGGAATTTCCCATTGGGAAAATAGGATGGACCCCTTTTCATGAAGCAGCCTTTCAGGGGCACCTTAACATTCTCGACCGTCTTTATGAGGTCTGTCCTGAACTCCTTTTTGTAACTAGGGAAGATGGATATAGCGCGCTGTATGCAGCAGCAGAAGGGGGCAATAAAAATGCTCTTGAATGGATCCATGGAAAAGATCACACCTTGATCAACGAGTCCTCTCTTAAAGGAAAATACACGCTCCTGCATGCAGCAACCCAAGGAGGGGATGAAGAGAGCATCCGATTTCTTGTAGAGACAAAACCGACTCTTTTAAACTTGAGGGCGCAAGAGCATCCTCTTGGCGATGAAAAAACCAAGGGACTCCTTGCAGCTTTACAAGGGTTAGACTTAAAGGAGCTTGACCTAAGAAAAAATCAGCTCACAGAAAAAATAGCAGACTCATTAAGCCTTTGTCTTGGGACTCTTTCCACAGAACTCCTCTTAGGAGGAAACCCTTTAGGACCCATATTCTTTGAAAAAATACTGAGCAGTCTGAGGGTCTCTGATGTCGAAAAAATCAATCTCAAACACACCTCACTTACAGATGACGGAGCCTCTATTGCCGCTCGCTTGATCCAACAGACAGGCGCTCTCAAAGAATTGGGATTAGAACAGAACCAAATCACCGACGAAGGGGCAAAACAGCTAGCAGAGGCCTTAAAAGCAAATAGATCATTAACAACCTTATGGCTAAATGACAATCAAATCACAGATACTGGAGCACGCTATTTTTTTGAAGCGCTCCAACAAAGGACAATGCCTTTAAAGCTCAATCTGTTAGGAAATTCAATCGGAGAGGCGACTCAGCAAATGCTAAGAACAATCAGGAACCATACGGTAACTGTTTAG